TTAATAGCTTTTAATCTGAATTAAACAATCATTACAACATATATCATATCATATCAAAATGGGTGGACCAGAAGCTAAGACTTACATGGGTTGGTGGGGCCATTTGGGCTCACCAAAGCAAAAGGGTATCACCTCTTATGCTGTTTCTCCATACGCTCAAAAACCTTTGAACGGAGCCTTCCATAACGCCTTCTTCAACTCATGGCGTCGTTTCAGATCACAAATATTGTTTGTTGCCATCCCAGCAGGTATATATTGGGCTTGGTGGTGTAACGCCAGAGATTATAACGAATATTTATACACCAAAGAAGGTAGGGAAGAACTGGAGAGAGTCAGTAATTAATCtatcaatatattaaacATTCACTCCTACattcattatatattctgTCTATAGAACCATCACCAAACATATACTAGTATTCCTAACTCGGTAACTCTTATTtattctatatatatatttatacgactcat
This DNA window, taken from Henningerozyma blattae CBS 6284 chromosome 3, complete genome, encodes the following:
- the QCR8 gene encoding ubiquinol--cytochrome-c reductase subunit 8 (similar to Saccharomyces cerevisiae QCR8 (YJL166W); ancestral locus Anc_1.177) — translated: MGGPEAKTYMGWWGHLGSPKQKGITSYAVSPYAQKPLNGAFHNAFFNSWRRFRSQILFVAIPAGIYWAWWCNARDYNEYLYTKEGREELERVSN